The following are encoded in a window of Arthrobacter sp. OAP107 genomic DNA:
- the rlmB gene encoding 23S rRNA (guanosine(2251)-2'-O)-methyltransferase RlmB, giving the protein MANKGRPGAVRKLKKGPTTGTGGHGRKALEGKGPTPKAEDRPYHKAHKNKQLAERSAAKRPAGAGGTRSAGARSGPKGRATEEVVTGRNSVVEALRAGIPAKALHVAIRIEMDDRVKESLKIAAERGIPLLETGKPELDRMTDDAVHQGLVLQIPPYEYQDAYDLAEETVEGWKKGHIANAPLFVALDGITDPRNLGAIIRSVSAFSGHGVIVPERRSVGVTAAAWKTSAGAAVRVPVARASNLNNAIKQFKDMGVFVLGLDGDGDVSLPDLTVATEPVCIVVGSEGKGLSRLVRENCDQIVSIPIDSAMESLNASMAVGISLYEVSRQRAAK; this is encoded by the coding sequence ATGGCCAACAAAGGTCGCCCGGGCGCAGTCCGCAAGCTCAAGAAGGGCCCCACCACCGGAACCGGTGGCCACGGCCGCAAGGCTCTCGAAGGCAAGGGGCCAACCCCCAAGGCCGAGGACCGCCCGTACCACAAGGCGCACAAGAACAAGCAGCTCGCGGAGCGCTCCGCAGCCAAGCGGCCCGCCGGCGCCGGCGGCACCCGCAGTGCCGGTGCCCGGTCGGGCCCGAAGGGGCGTGCCACGGAAGAGGTTGTCACCGGCCGCAACTCCGTCGTCGAGGCCCTCCGTGCCGGCATTCCCGCCAAGGCGCTGCACGTCGCCATCCGGATCGAGATGGATGACCGCGTCAAGGAATCACTGAAGATCGCCGCCGAACGCGGCATCCCCCTGCTGGAAACCGGCAAGCCCGAGCTGGACCGGATGACCGACGACGCCGTGCACCAGGGACTCGTCCTGCAGATCCCGCCGTACGAGTACCAGGACGCCTACGACCTTGCCGAAGAGACCGTCGAAGGCTGGAAGAAGGGGCACATCGCGAACGCCCCGCTCTTCGTTGCACTGGACGGCATCACCGACCCCCGCAACCTCGGCGCGATCATCCGCTCGGTCTCGGCATTCAGCGGCCACGGCGTGATCGTCCCTGAGCGCCGCTCCGTGGGAGTCACGGCGGCCGCATGGAAGACTAGCGCCGGCGCGGCGGTGCGCGTTCCGGTGGCCCGTGCCTCCAACCTGAACAACGCCATCAAGCAGTTCAAGGACATGGGCGTCTTCGTGCTGGGGCTCGACGGCGACGGCGACGTTTCCCTGCCGGACCTCACCGTTGCCACCGAACCGGTGTGCATCGTGGTCGGCTCCGAAGGTAAGGGCCTCAGCCGCCTCGTCCGGGAGAACTGCGACCAGATTGTCTCCATCCCGATCGACTCCGCGATGGAATCCCTGAACGCCTCCATGGCCGTCGGCATCTCGCTGTACGAGGTCTCCCGCCAGCGCGCCGCGAAGTAA
- the cysS gene encoding cysteine--tRNA ligase, producing MTLRFYDTASAEVRDFVPLVPGKVSLYYCGATVQGMPHVGHIRSAIAFDQLTRWLEYRGFRVTVVRNVTDIDDKILAKSEASFHPEFEQEPGSVPEEEWWALAYRYEQEFLKAYDTLGVSRPTYEPRATGHIPEMHALIQLLIDRGHAYPALDGSGDVYFDVRSWNKYGALTRQKIDDMQGAADADPRGKKDPRDFALWKGYKEGEPTTASWVSPWGSGRPGWHLECSAMVTKYLGTEFDIHGGGLDLRFPHHENEMAQSQAAGHGFANFWMHNGMVTYQGEKMSKSVGNTVSPAEMLELAPPRVVRYYLGQAQYRSVLDYQPTSLQEAAAAVERIDGFVARAVRALSSDGALLFGTHGTVPDAFAAAMDDDLNVPQALAVLHDTVRAGNSALTDGDVEATRQALAGVTDMLRVLGISAAAQPAVDDQATTALGTLIEAQLAARAEARSRKDWAASDAIRDTLAAAGILVEDNADGATWSLQRS from the coding sequence GTGACCCTGCGCTTTTACGACACTGCATCCGCCGAAGTCCGCGACTTCGTTCCCCTGGTACCGGGCAAGGTAAGCCTGTATTACTGCGGTGCCACGGTGCAGGGCATGCCGCACGTGGGGCACATCCGCTCCGCCATCGCCTTTGACCAGCTCACCCGCTGGCTCGAGTACCGCGGCTTCCGCGTCACGGTGGTCCGCAACGTCACCGACATAGACGACAAGATCCTCGCCAAGTCCGAGGCCTCCTTCCACCCGGAATTCGAGCAGGAGCCCGGCTCCGTCCCGGAGGAGGAATGGTGGGCGCTGGCCTACCGGTATGAGCAAGAGTTCCTCAAGGCCTACGACACCCTCGGCGTCTCCCGGCCCACCTACGAGCCGCGGGCCACCGGCCACATCCCGGAGATGCACGCGCTCATCCAGCTTCTGATCGACCGCGGACACGCCTATCCTGCCCTCGACGGTTCCGGCGACGTCTACTTCGACGTGCGCTCCTGGAACAAATATGGTGCCCTGACGCGGCAGAAGATCGACGACATGCAGGGTGCTGCCGACGCCGACCCGCGCGGCAAAAAGGACCCCCGCGACTTCGCCCTGTGGAAGGGCTACAAAGAAGGGGAGCCGACGACGGCGAGCTGGGTTTCGCCGTGGGGCAGCGGCCGTCCGGGCTGGCACCTCGAATGCTCGGCGATGGTCACGAAATACCTTGGCACCGAGTTCGACATCCACGGCGGGGGCCTCGACCTGCGCTTCCCGCACCACGAAAACGAGATGGCGCAGTCCCAGGCGGCCGGCCACGGTTTCGCGAACTTCTGGATGCACAACGGCATGGTCACGTACCAGGGCGAAAAAATGTCGAAGTCGGTCGGCAACACGGTCAGCCCGGCAGAGATGCTGGAGCTCGCACCGCCTCGCGTGGTCCGCTATTACCTCGGCCAGGCACAGTACCGCTCGGTGTTGGACTACCAGCCAACATCGCTGCAGGAGGCAGCCGCCGCCGTCGAGCGCATTGACGGTTTCGTGGCCCGCGCCGTCCGCGCATTGTCCTCCGACGGCGCCCTGCTGTTTGGCACCCACGGCACCGTGCCGGATGCGTTCGCCGCTGCGATGGACGACGACCTCAACGTGCCGCAGGCCCTCGCGGTCCTGCACGACACGGTTCGGGCCGGAAACTCGGCGCTCACCGACGGTGACGTGGAGGCAACGCGGCAGGCTTTGGCGGGCGTGACCGACATGCTGCGGGTGCTGGGCATCAGCGCTGCCGCGCAGCCCGCCGTCGACGACCAGGCCACCACCGCTCTTGGCACACTGATTGAGGCTCAGCTCGCTGCCCGCGCCGAAGCCCGCTCCAGGAAAGACTGGGCCGCTTCGGACGCCATCCGGGACACCCTCGCGGCGGCCGGGATCCTGGTGGAGGACAACGCCGACGGCGCCACGTGGAGCCTGCAGCGGAGCTAG
- the ispF gene encoding 2-C-methyl-D-erythritol 2,4-cyclodiphosphate synthase, translated as MTDNASRTPALLPRTGIGIDVHAFAPDNNPQPLWLGGLFWEGERGLAGHSDGDPVAHAAADALFSACGIGDLGTHFGTDRPEFAGASGVTLLAEAARIVRAAGFEIGNVAVQFVGNRPKFGPRREESQRVLSEAAGAPVSVTATTSDGLGFTGRGEGISAVATALVYPAG; from the coding sequence ATGACAGACAACGCTTCGCGGACCCCGGCACTCCTGCCCCGGACGGGCATTGGCATCGACGTGCACGCCTTTGCCCCGGACAACAATCCGCAGCCGCTCTGGCTGGGCGGGCTCTTCTGGGAGGGGGAGCGGGGCCTCGCCGGCCATTCCGACGGCGACCCCGTGGCCCACGCCGCAGCCGACGCGCTGTTCTCCGCCTGCGGGATCGGCGATCTGGGCACCCACTTCGGCACCGACCGGCCCGAGTTCGCCGGCGCCTCCGGAGTTACGCTGCTGGCCGAAGCCGCCCGGATCGTTCGCGCAGCCGGCTTCGAGATCGGCAATGTCGCCGTGCAGTTCGTTGGCAACCGTCCCAAGTTCGGCCCGCGCCGGGAAGAGTCCCAGCGCGTGCTCAGCGAAGCCGCGGGGGCTCCGGTCAGCGTTACCGCCACCACCAGCGACGGGCTCGGCTTCACCGGACGCGGCGAAGGAATTTCCGCCGTGGCCACGGCCCTGGTCTACCCGGCCGGATAG
- the ispD gene encoding 2-C-methyl-D-erythritol 4-phosphate cytidylyltransferase, protein MNTAPKRPVTAVILVAAGSGQRLGYGMPKAAVPLGGEPILMHALRGIVAAGIASQVCIALPAGDEELRRLCEDFRVELVDGGPLLTMVDGGASRADSVRSALAALEDGTEAVLVHDAARALTPEQVFHRVAQALAAGADAVIPVIPVVDTVKTVAATEGPATDIAPELVTGTAPREELRAVQTPQGFRLSVLRQAHQAASGFDERQAAAVTDDAMLVELLGVPVHAVRGASQSLKITTPLDLIIAEGLLEGPLGARWVEG, encoded by the coding sequence ATGAACACTGCACCCAAGCGCCCCGTGACCGCCGTGATCCTCGTCGCCGCCGGTTCCGGGCAGAGGCTGGGGTACGGCATGCCGAAGGCCGCCGTACCGCTGGGCGGTGAACCGATCCTCATGCATGCGCTCCGCGGAATCGTCGCGGCCGGCATTGCCAGCCAGGTGTGCATCGCGCTACCGGCCGGGGACGAGGAGCTTCGCCGGCTCTGCGAGGACTTCCGGGTGGAACTAGTGGACGGCGGCCCGCTCCTGACCATGGTCGACGGCGGGGCCTCCCGGGCGGATTCGGTCCGTTCCGCTCTGGCCGCCCTGGAGGACGGTACGGAGGCGGTCCTGGTCCACGACGCCGCTCGGGCCCTGACGCCCGAGCAGGTCTTCCACCGCGTAGCACAGGCATTGGCCGCCGGCGCGGACGCGGTGATCCCGGTGATCCCCGTGGTGGACACCGTCAAGACGGTCGCCGCCACCGAGGGGCCGGCCACGGACATCGCACCTGAACTCGTCACCGGAACCGCACCCCGCGAGGAGCTCCGGGCAGTCCAGACCCCGCAGGGTTTCAGGCTCTCCGTACTGCGGCAGGCACACCAGGCAGCCTCGGGCTTCGACGAGCGCCAGGCCGCCGCGGTCACCGACGACGCGATGCTGGTGGAGCTTCTCGGCGTGCCGGTGCATGCCGTCCGCGGGGCCAGCCAGTCCCTGAAAATCACCACGCCGCTGGACCTCATCATCGCCGAAGGCCTGCTCGAGGGCCCCCTCGGCGCCCGCTGGGTGGAGGGCTGA
- a CDS encoding CarD family transcriptional regulator produces MVFEVGETVVYPHHGAAKIEEIKMRTVKGEEKMYLKLKVAQGDLTIEVPAENVDLVGVRDVVGKDGLEHVFDVLRAEFTEEPTNWSRRYKANLEKLASGDVIKVAEVVRDLWRRDHDRGLSAGEKRMLAKARQILISELALAEKTDEEKAASVLDEVLAS; encoded by the coding sequence ATGGTTTTTGAGGTCGGCGAGACAGTAGTTTACCCTCACCACGGTGCAGCAAAAATTGAAGAGATCAAGATGCGCACTGTCAAGGGCGAAGAGAAGATGTATCTCAAGCTCAAGGTGGCTCAGGGTGATCTGACCATTGAAGTTCCAGCAGAGAACGTTGACCTCGTTGGGGTACGCGACGTAGTGGGCAAAGACGGTTTGGAGCACGTGTTTGATGTGCTCCGTGCCGAGTTCACTGAAGAGCCCACCAACTGGTCGCGTCGTTACAAGGCAAATCTGGAGAAGCTTGCTTCCGGTGACGTCATCAAGGTTGCAGAGGTCGTCCGCGACCTCTGGCGCCGGGATCACGACCGGGGCCTTTCCGCAGGCGAGAAGCGTATGCTGGCCAAGGCCCGGCAGATTCTGATCTCAGAATTGGCTCTGGCTGAAAAGACCGACGAAGAGAAGGCTGCGAGCGTTCTCGACGAGGTCCTGGCTTCCTAA
- a CDS encoding response regulator transcription factor, with the protein MSRILIVEDEESFSDPLSYLLGKEGFEVEVVDNGLDAITEFDRNGADLVLLDLQLPGQSGTEVCRQLRQRSTVPVIMLTAKDTEIDKVVGLELGADDYVTKPYSSRELVARVRAVLRRQAEPEELISSTVHAGPVRMDIERHVVSVDGEQVSLPLKEFELLEMLLRNSGRVLTRGQLIDRVWGSDYVGDTKTLDVHVKRLRSKIEPDPSLPRYLVTVRGLGYKFEP; encoded by the coding sequence TTGAGCAGGATTCTTATTGTCGAGGACGAGGAGTCGTTCAGCGATCCCCTGTCCTATCTACTGGGCAAGGAAGGGTTCGAAGTGGAGGTCGTGGACAACGGCCTCGACGCCATCACGGAATTCGACCGCAACGGGGCAGACCTCGTGCTGCTCGACCTGCAGTTGCCGGGACAATCCGGCACGGAGGTCTGCCGGCAGCTGCGCCAGCGCTCCACCGTCCCCGTCATCATGCTGACCGCCAAGGACACCGAGATCGACAAGGTGGTCGGGCTGGAGTTGGGCGCAGACGACTACGTCACCAAGCCCTACTCCTCCCGTGAGCTGGTTGCCCGTGTCCGCGCCGTGCTGCGCCGCCAGGCGGAGCCGGAGGAACTCATTTCATCCACCGTCCATGCCGGTCCGGTGCGGATGGACATTGAACGGCACGTGGTGAGTGTCGACGGCGAGCAGGTGTCACTGCCGCTGAAGGAGTTTGAACTGCTGGAGATGCTGCTGCGGAACTCCGGCCGCGTGCTGACCCGGGGCCAGCTGATTGACCGCGTCTGGGGCTCCGACTACGTGGGCGACACGAAAACGCTGGATGTCCATGTGAAGCGGCTGCGCAGCAAGATCGAACCGGACCCCTCCCTGCCACGCTACCTCGTCACCGTGCGCGGCCTGGGCTACAAATTCGAACCCTAG
- a CDS encoding ATP-binding protein yields the protein MLLGVIAGLLGLSFGVFGVLAFRASEKQRELVDIEYDEPALPQGSAEVLAVVGQAFVVVDAIDGVVRASPAAYAYGLVRGHTVVHRELLDMTANVRRDGVILERQLELPRGPLGQGTIIVQVRAAMLGEEYIVLLADDRTEITRTEEIRNDFVANVSHELKTPVGAISLLAEALESSADDEDAVRRFAKRMHKESARLAALVQDIIELSRLQGANVAQQGHPVDINDVISEAVDRSQLPAESKNIQIVIGGRAEAKVYGDQDLLVTALRNLIDNAIRYSPENTRVGIGVRSKEGLVSVSVTDQGEGLSPEDQERVFERFYRVDAARSRHTGGTGLGLSIVKHVVSNHGGEVTLWSQPGQGSTFTLRLPEMEGQGDEPAPESRPLPAREATAPAPASPEAQPDRPQAKEPRDAAGVHERGANA from the coding sequence ATGCTCTTAGGTGTCATCGCCGGCCTGCTGGGCCTGTCGTTCGGCGTCTTTGGCGTGCTCGCTTTCCGTGCCAGCGAGAAGCAGCGCGAGCTCGTGGATATCGAGTACGACGAACCGGCGCTGCCCCAGGGCTCCGCCGAAGTCCTCGCCGTCGTCGGCCAGGCGTTCGTGGTGGTGGACGCGATCGACGGCGTCGTCCGGGCAAGCCCCGCGGCCTACGCCTACGGCCTGGTGCGCGGACACACCGTGGTGCACCGCGAGCTGCTGGACATGACGGCGAACGTCCGGCGTGACGGCGTCATCTTGGAGAGGCAGCTTGAACTGCCCCGGGGACCGCTCGGCCAGGGCACCATCATCGTGCAGGTCAGGGCAGCCATGCTGGGTGAGGAATATATCGTCCTGCTGGCCGATGACCGCACCGAAATCACCCGGACGGAGGAAATCCGCAACGACTTCGTGGCCAACGTGTCCCACGAACTGAAGACCCCGGTGGGAGCCATCTCGCTGCTGGCTGAAGCGCTGGAATCATCTGCGGACGATGAGGACGCCGTCCGCCGCTTCGCGAAACGCATGCACAAGGAGTCGGCCCGCCTCGCCGCGCTGGTGCAGGACATCATTGAGCTGTCCCGGCTGCAGGGCGCCAACGTCGCGCAGCAGGGGCACCCTGTCGATATCAACGACGTCATCTCCGAAGCCGTGGACCGGTCGCAGCTGCCCGCCGAGAGCAAGAACATCCAGATCGTCATCGGCGGCCGCGCGGAGGCCAAGGTCTACGGCGACCAGGACCTGCTGGTCACGGCGCTGCGCAACCTCATCGACAACGCCATCCGGTACTCGCCGGAAAACACCCGCGTGGGCATCGGCGTGCGGTCCAAAGAGGGCCTGGTCTCCGTCTCCGTGACGGACCAGGGCGAAGGTCTGTCACCCGAGGACCAGGAGCGGGTGTTCGAGCGCTTCTACCGCGTGGACGCGGCCCGGTCCCGCCACACCGGCGGAACGGGTCTCGGCCTGAGCATCGTCAAGCACGTTGTTTCCAACCACGGCGGGGAAGTCACGCTCTGGTCCCAGCCCGGCCAGGGCTCCACGTTCACCCTCCGGCTGCCGGAGATGGAAGGGCAGGGAGACGAGCCCGCCCCGGAATCGCGCCCCTTACCCGCCAGGGAAGCCACAGCGCCGGCGCCCGCCTCACCGGAGGCCCAGCCCGACCGGCCGCAGGCCAAAGAACCACGCGACGCCGCCGGCGTCCACGAACGAGGAGCTAACGCTTGA